TCCAGAGATGCTCTTGAAGTCTTTTCTGTACAGCATCGAATCATCTGAATTTTGAGCAAGGCTAAATTGCGATAATGCCAAGATGATGATGAGTGCAAAATATTTTATTATTTTCATGATTAAGGTTCTTTGTAAATAATTAGTCTACTATTGATTTTGCTCCTGCTGTAGCTATTGCTCTATCTTGTTCTATTGTTCCGCCGCTTACACCTATGGCTCCAATAATTTTACCGTCTTTATTTTTAATAGGTAAGCCGCCGGGAAAAGTAATTAGACCCCCATTAGAAAGCTCAATATTGTAAATGATACCACCTGGTTGGGTTAATTCGCCTAATTCACCGGTGTCAATATCAAAATATCTTGCCGTCTTTGCTTTTTTGATAGCTACGTCTATACTTCCTAAAAATGAATCATCCATCCGAATGAATGCCTTTAAATTTGCGCCTGCATCGACCACTGCAATGTTGACTAGCACGTTTGAATCTTCAGCGTTTTTCTTCGCGGCTAAAAGAATTTCAAAGGCTTCTTCATGTGAAATGTCATTTGTAATTTGAGCATATGTTGTAGTAGACATAGGTATTAATGCCAGTCCGATAACGCACACTTTAATTTGCTTAAATAAGTTCATAATTACGTTTATTAGTTAAGCTTGCAAATATTGAAAATCACTTCTGGA
This genomic stretch from Cellulophaga algicola DSM 14237 harbors:
- a CDS encoding GlcG/HbpS family heme-binding protein, which codes for MNLFKQIKVCVIGLALIPMSTTTYAQITNDISHEEAFEILLAAKKNAEDSNVLVNIAVVDAGANLKAFIRMDDSFLGSIDVAIKKAKTARYFDIDTGELGELTQPGGIIYNIELSNGGLITFPGGLPIKNKDGKIIGAIGVSGGTIEQDRAIATAGAKSIVD